Proteins co-encoded in one Alphaproteobacteria bacterium genomic window:
- a CDS encoding sigma-70 family RNA polymerase sigma factor translates to MLMVITNQSDADVMQRVASGDTQAYASLVKQHLPRAYALAYRTLMNSAEAEDVAQEAFTKVWVKARDYDASRAAFATWLHRIVVNLCLDRIRQRKYHDGDDALAMVADERESSESLASNTEEADLVREAVSALPEQQRLAVSLCYFEEYTNPEAAKLMGLHIKALEGLLVRARKTLREKLSELKEVRHVA, encoded by the coding sequence ATGCTGATGGTTATTACCAATCAGTCCGACGCCGACGTCATGCAGCGTGTTGCCAGTGGTGATACGCAGGCTTATGCGTCGCTGGTGAAGCAGCACCTTCCACGCGCCTATGCGCTGGCGTATCGCACGCTCATGAATTCGGCGGAAGCTGAAGATGTCGCGCAGGAAGCGTTCACGAAAGTGTGGGTTAAAGCGCGTGATTATGATGCGTCGCGAGCAGCCTTTGCCACATGGCTGCATCGGATCGTGGTGAACCTGTGCCTCGATCGGATACGCCAGCGCAAATACCATGATGGCGACGATGCGTTAGCAATGGTCGCTGATGAACGCGAAAGCTCTGAGTCGCTGGCAAGCAACACGGAGGAGGCTGATTTGGTGCGCGAAGCAGTGTCTGCGCTTCCAGAGCAACAGCGACTAGCTGTATCGCTCTGTTATTTTGAGGAATACACGAATCCCGAAGCGGCAAAGCTGATGGGGTTGCATATTAAAGCATTGGAAGGATTATTGGTGCGGGCACGTAAAACCCTGCGCGAAAAATTGAGTGAGTTGAAGGAGGTGCGTCATGTCGCATGA
- a CDS encoding periplasmic heavy metal sensor, with the protein MERKQWINIALFASLGFNLFALGFMLGKPPQPPMDRKPHFERILQQVKQLPEDQRAKVKEIIKFYKPLVREGFDDMRAAREDLDSLMRSEDYTREESEMLFATLSESAEYAYENAQMMMMDIADALPPESRALVMPPPRGEEPAK; encoded by the coding sequence ATGGAACGCAAGCAATGGATCAACATCGCGCTCTTTGCGTCACTTGGCTTCAACCTGTTTGCTCTGGGCTTTATGCTTGGCAAGCCGCCGCAGCCACCAATGGACCGCAAGCCGCATTTTGAACGCATCCTGCAACAGGTCAAACAACTGCCCGAGGATCAGCGTGCGAAAGTGAAAGAAATTATCAAATTCTATAAGCCTCTAGTGCGCGAGGGCTTTGATGATATGCGTGCTGCGCGCGAGGATTTAGATTCGTTGATGAGAAGCGAAGACTATACACGCGAAGAGTCAGAGATGTTGTTTGCCACCCTCAGTGAATCCGCCGAATATGCGTATGAAAACGCGCAGATGATGATGATGGATATCGCAGACGCTTTGCCGCCCGAGTCACGCGCGTTGGTGATGCCACCGCCACGTGGTGAAGAACCAGCCAAGTAA